CAAAGTGATAATTAAGtgaacatttaatattgttcttATTATCTAAAAAGgttttttcctttaataaactataatatcacttttattgtagaaataacatatttttaatcaccaaatattcaaatatgcaaatattaaTCTAAACTTGAAACAgctacaaaatgtaaaattaagttttgaaataaatgctAAATAATTCGAactgaaaaaaacattaattgtgATGGAATttggtacaaaaaaaaaaggatcGAATAACTTGACACTAAAACATACCCACATATTTACAGGGCAGTGATAAATTGTCACAAATTGATGAcatcattgtttttatatttgattttcatCTTTGACATGTTCAGGTTTGTCCGCGGCCCGGTACAGAGGGTTCTTCCCCTTGACAGGTAGTGGATGTGCCTCCGTATTGAACACCCACTCGTCTAGAGGTATCAGGGTGTCATCGGAGAACAACAGGTATAAGtactgaaagaaaaaaaaaacaaattataataattttattgagaatggttttcactattttttatttatacttcagTTCTTTGGACATGctaaaagaacacatttttttgtcaaaaaaccAAACAACCACTTTAATTCGCCGAAAAAGCGAATAACCGctacatataaacattcgcaattgttATGCATTACCTATCTTTAATTGACAGGGAAGAGGATACACAGAAAcagaatattttcccttcctatgcgtcctatTCTCCGTCATTCATTTCAATttcccttataaaaaaaatccggcAAATTGGTACCTAAATAACCACCTAGTTTAAGAGCAACCGAAATTGCATAGATTTTACACACATTTATGCTGAGAAATAGTAATCTTAGTTCGTTCAGAATATGTCTTGGAATAAACAAtacatcttatctatatatatataaaagaaagtcgtgttagttacactatttataactcaagatcggtcgaactgatttagctgaaaattgatggggaggtagcttagaaccaggaaacggacataggataatttttaccccgttttctattttttattccgcgcggacggagtcgcgggtaaaagctagtacttattattttataactagtaTTTGTGTTAGTTTGAGATTGTTCACCTTGAGTGTTTCAGCGAGGAAGTAGCTCTGCTGCACATCGTCACCTTGCGGCTTCTTGTGGTACACATTCATGAGGCCTGTGTATCCTCCATCCACACGGCAATGCTTCTCCAACGCCTGTATCACACATTTATTAAGTGCAAGAGTACTTAATAGCGACTCAAATTTAGATGCGGGTAGTTTCAAACAAAAAGgtacatgtataaaatattgtaattcatgttttttgtgttaatttagtaatagtaacataattaacaaagttaaaatattcgaTTATGTTTTAACATCTACAGACCTATCTggcttttttacttttacaaagaaatcTTGTGTCACTGTATGTGTTACACTATGTTACCTGTACAGCCTCCCAGCCCCAATCGCGGTATTTCTGGTCCTTAGTGAGTCGCCACATAATGAAGTAGCTCTCGAAGGTCTCGGGCCGCAGCAGGAACATCTTCTCGTTGCTCTTCTGAGCGCGCGCCTCCGCAGCACCAGAGAACCTGAATATACACAACTTGTTTACATatctttcaaaataattttcgatTCTAAAGGATCTCCTACCTTTgtatcgaggggtgaaaggctatttgttttaagcgacattttttgtatatatatatgtatatatgtatgtattgacatatatatatgtatataaattcagaatcagaaaaattccctaattctgaatatatatatataagtcaatatcgcaaaaaatgtcgcttaaaacaaatagcctttcacccctcgatatgaaaaaagtagaaaaattactaatccTAAAcactagatatttttttctatctatctagtttagttttattatagagTCCGTCTGTAAAAGTAATAGTAAAACAGTATGTATTGTCACTTGAATGCGTCAGGTCCCAGCTTGGTGTCAGCGCGCGCGTAGCTCTCGTGACAAGTGTGTGTCAGACGTCGCGCCACCTCCATGTAGCGCTCCGCCTGAGAGTTCTCCAACGTCGCTGACGCCAGACCGAACATACCGCCTGCAACACAGACACACATTTACAACTGTTATCATTTCAGATATTTTTCTGTACAGGCAAAACTACAAAACCATACGTCAATAGCATCTTAACAATactataaactagcttttacccgcgattccgtccgcgcggaataaaaaatagaaaacgggatgaaaattatcctatgtccgtttcctagttttaagctacctgcccaccaattttcagtcaaatcgattcagccgatcttgagttatagtgtaactaacacgactttcttttatatataggtatataagaTGTGAAAGTTTtgatgtttggatggatattttaaaagatgtcTCCATAACGGCTCAAGGGATCTTGCTAAAactttgacatagatgtagaacatcgtCTAGAAAACAGCCTAGCATAAGGGCTACTAGTTACTAGGTGCCGAAGGCccaattttagttctctttcccttcccacccttgtttataaggaaaggagaTGGGGAGGCGGCTTTGAGGAGAAGATgaataggaaggttaaatattatctttttgtgcatctcctccttcgtcgattgagagtaggcaacgcatctgcaatgtCTAatgggcagcgatcgcttcgccATTCCGGCGAATTCATGTCGCCGCttgtcaccttataatataaaaaagtcgcGAGGAAAATCTagttaatagataaaatttcCAACGTACCGGCAAAGCACGAAAGGTGATCCATCTTTTCCTCTAATACACGACCGTATTTAAGCTCCGCGAGGTAGGAGAGTCCATTGGGCGAGACGCGCAGCATCTTGTCGAGCGCGGCCTGCATGGCGACGTCGAACATCTCGCGAGCCTGCTCGTCTGCTCGCCCCGACACCAGCCATGACTTCAGCAAGTACTCGTAGAACGAGTCGCCGAGCGCGCCCAGAGACATGTGTTCTGTAACGCAAACGTAATAGCAAATCAccgctagatggcgctgtcgGCGAGTTGAAACACAATAGTAAAAGTTCTGTATGAAGTTTAGTTAGATTCTATATTTAAACCGAAcacattcatataaaatacatcaCATAAAAGATTATACTGTATTTTCCGGAAAAGAAAATTTCATACGGAAATCTGAGACCAGAAATAAAGAGCATTCGATAtgttataatgtatataaaatatataaaatagatagtatttgaaatacatgacagatataaaattagaacCGTACTCACTCTGTCCCCATTGTCCGGTGCGAGGGTTGATGTAGTTGGGGTAGAGGTCTCCGGGCTTCTCAATGTTGTACAGCACATCACGGATACGATCCACTTTCTTTCTGTAAACTATTTCATTATATCATTAGACACCGATCACATAAGTCTccgataaaaaatacaaaagccACTTTAGGACTCCTGCTACCAATATTAATAACTGTTGGATGTTAAAGTTCTGTTTTAAACATTAGATacgaataatttattgtttttaatcatataaagaaataaacgtCTTACCATCACGACCAGTTACATCACTGAGATATGAGAACTCCATGTGCAAAGTCCCAATTTCTGAGAGTATACTGTTAGGTCCTGCCCAGTGATACTGTCGGCTAGCCTAGAATACACAAACATTCCTGTCAATATTCAACATCATTTTAACACACATAAATCTACCCTTCCGAGGAAAAGTGTTACATCTCATAACATCTCTTGGATGTAACTCTTTACGTCAATTCGCAATTTAAATACTTCAACAGTCTATTATCGATCTCGCTTGAAAAAGCCTAACAATCCACAAATCCAGTTAACTATCGTCAAAAGCTGCCGCAAAGATCAAGTCATTAAcattcagggcgagtgtttaattaacgaatattCCACGATGTTAAATACTTCAACTTCATCTAAATTGGGAAGGCACCAAATAGTTATGATAAGGTCATAATGAAGTTCAACTtagtattattagttttacgaataacaaaagaaaaaaacttattgtttacGAGAGTGGCCTTCGTATGGTGCGAAATTGCAATTAGATTCAGTTTCATCGGCTATACGGcaattttgcaaaataaacgctaaatataattttaggacGGCCGGGACGTAAAAAGATGGGTTGGATTTTTTCCACTCGCAGTTTCTCCTGACATTTTCTTTCACATACATGCGACACTAATCATCATAAGCCTGcataatgttaactttatagTACCGTTCGACATACCTTAGTGGACGGGTTGATGAGTGAGAATGGTACACCGGTGGGGGTGTCGAAGGCGGGCAGCAACGCATCAGCCACCTCGGCCGCCTTGTCCCTGAACACCACGTCACCAGTCAGCGCGTAGCAAGACAGCAGACCGCCAACGAATCGGATAGTCGTCTCGAATACTGACAGGTCCGTGTCctggaaaaaaacaattgtacaTGTTAGATAACCGAAGTTTTtgctactaaaaatattttaaataacacaagAAAAGTAGAACGGTGATAAACTGTTAGGAATATGAGTTACACATAATCATTAAAGCGGTACATAGTATTTTAACTTGGTTGGCCTTACTTTAGTAACAGACCTTAAAAAAACtagatagaaaaataatgttctaGACAACAATTACTCTTTCATTCGCaagctttaaaaaatgtttctatgGCATACATGCGTAATCAGCgactctttttttaattaatgaggTCAGCGTGGAAATAAAAGTCATTGTTATGATTGACcaattaacaaacattcacataatattaaataaaacaataatgaatGGTTGTGATGACTCTACTCCTAATTAATTGTTGTATACCAGAGATGGACAACCGGTCGATCGTAACTATTATTTCAGTCCATCATAGCAaggcaaaaatataaatacgtaaAACAACGTAGCGTGAGATGCTCAGACGCAATGTTCGCACTAATAAAATTACCTAGATATTTACTGAGAATAAATGGCAATTTTatgatttactttttaataaaatataataattttgtacgaaGTATACTGTTTCAAGACTTCAAGAAGTTTGTAATTGATAGATTGCACAGGGTTTTTGTTCACAAACAATAGATATTTGGTCTAATTAAGTTGGCCACCTCAGTTGTAATATTGTCTATGAtatcgtataattttaaaaaatttgatgCATATGTTCAGTCAAGCAATCTTAAAGCTAATAGAAACGGTACAGATACTGTTCGTAGAAATACGAGTCTACTAGCGTAACTATACTAGTATAGTGGAAAATTGAACTCACAATATCAGCGAAGTGAAGATGTTCAGCAACCCAATCCCTTCCTTCCTTAAACTCGTCGGTAAGACCCATAAGGTACAAGGTGTCAAGACCGTCGACAATGGACACGCCGAGATCCCCGGCGCCAAACACGCTCGACAGGTGCGCGCGTTTCGATATTGGCTTCAGTTCGTTCTTGCCCCATGCGTATAGCTTGTAGTTGTTCCACGCGTGACGCATCatctggaaataaaaataaatgttagatTATGTTCCAAGTTATTTACACTAATGGTGGCACCCAGAATGGTTGGGCCTTACTTAAGAAGTCCTATAATGGACGCCCTCTATGTAGAACATGTTGCGAACCTGAATGTACCAGTAACTTGCTTTTACCCCTATGTTTTTACAAGCAGCGTCAACTGAGGAGTTAGGTTTTTCTACATAAAACTAGAACAGTTACAAATCGGCTATCGCCATTGGTAATAGATAGTAATAACATAGTAAATACCGTTAAAGTCTAGATGAAAATTAAAAGGCGTGTTTTTTAAAAGCGgcaataaagtaattttctcgttaaaacatatttcaaagaGCCGCGCTATTGAGTTTCAAAGGCATATTAAAAATCTGTCTGTAAAATGCCGCAGCGCGTCGGTTACCCGGGGGTAAAGTTTTAATCTTGGCTCCCCGGGGGCGACAACGCTAATGAAAGGATATCGGACTTTCCTATAGCCCATTAATTATTAGGCTGCGACAACTTTCAGACGAGTACGCCCGTGACTTGCAAAACGATGGACGAGTTTCAAAACTAGAGGAAACtaaatttaactattaaaGACCGCGCTTTATTTAACTCAGGTTAAATAAAGGCGTCCAATTTTgcacataaaaataacacgaatAAAAAGAGGGAATAagcttttgtttcttttgtggCAGCCGTTACTTGTTTGTaggatttttatatgtaagtcTTCTGTAAAAATGTTGAACAATCGCTATTGGTTGCGGAATATAGTTATTGAAAGAACCGAGTAAAAAGAAACGCTTGACGTAATCGGAAAGGAATTAAACTCGTAAAACAATAGTTTATCgctttagtaatttttaagggaatatgttttttaacgaatacgaaatattatttctaaaacgTTTCTCTTAAAAACCTGAAAACCAGCAATACTCTTATACATCCaatatttttcatagaaaTATCGAATAACATGACTcatagtttttaaatcaagTCATTGGAGAATGAGCGATAAAGAATAGTATGTTTCGCCATTGAGGATAATATGAACCTACTATACGGCCATAATATGTATAACTTTGTAATAGCCGGTTGTATTAAATTGTGGGGCCAATTAGGGGTCATTTGAAAATCTGACAAACTTAATACAAATAGATATTCATTTTGCAATATATAGCATAAATATAGATTCTATTTAGAATATAATCtatgacaataaataatagcTTGAAGATAACACTACAgagataaaacaaatttgaaaaatagatacgttataaatagtatttcaTCTTGCGGTACTTCTTAAAACCGCAAAATGCAACACAAGGCTTTGCCACAAAGCTGTTTATGACATGCGAGacataacaattaaattatcatatttatacACTCAGAGTAATAATTGGTCACTAAGGGAGACACTTACTAAGGAATTAGTATgagtataatattttcacacaGTAAGGTATGTTTTAGTAACctctagctgtcgcccgcgactccgcgcaatttgaagaaaaaaaaacaacttatttaagtagcctatgtgttcttccagaatatattctacatctttgccaaatttcagcgagatacatacagccgttttggagatactttctaacaaacaaacatccatccatgcaaacattcgcatttataatattagtaacattaaatGACTGGCAGTTAATAGttctattaatattgtacatttactttttttccATACCTGAACAACTTGTTGTCGTTTCTCCACAATTCCATTGGTACCAGGCTCATttgttatttgattttcgaATTCCGGTATCTCCCGGGCTAACCTAGCGGCTGGATGAATAGTACTTTCAGGTCTATCCCTATCCATATGACTTATTAGAACAATCGCAATTAAAATCGCAGCACTTAACAAAACCAAACGAACTAACTTGCGCATTGTTGTTACTAAAATCACCGATAaggaatatattttagttatttttctttcaactttttatttttcactttatatacgttttttcaaaattatatcacACAAATAATCCTCTTTATTATCttgatttaaattcttaaaggaggaaagaattttaaaattagtttttcatAGCTAAAAGTACtagatttatattaagaaGTACAATTTCTCTAGAGCGCGACCGGTCAGAGCGACTATTCGTCTCCGTATGCGATGTAAAACATACTATGAGTATGAGACGTTGCTAACCAACTACGGTATTCCTTGTTataagattataatttataagtatGGAAGTTTTGATAcattacacaaatatttttacagaaataaagtgtaatattagattatttcatgtcattttttttagagtaaaattttttttcgccTCTTTAACAAATAACCGTGGACCTGCAGTACCGTGATCTTTAACGAAACGCCCCACAGAGAACGAAAGTacaataaaacagaaaaataaacgtagttaaatatttattttacttaaattccCAAAAGCGTAAGTATTCAAAGTTATctcgttttaaaaacaaaactcacTTATGATTctctttgatataaaaatatgtaaatcacgCAAACTTCAGACCTAAAGTTGATGTTTGCAATTAGATAATGCCGCGCGATTTCCCAACACTGCGATAAACTTTAACCCAAGTGGACACAACTTTACCCACAATCGAGTTACAAacaattcaatataataaaaaaatatttctttatatttcaaatcagAATTATTCTGAgactttgtataaaatatgaaaaatatctttctttacttaaaatcaatctaatatataaaattggttaggtctgagaatcggataacatctatttttcataccgctactaagttttttttaactgcgcgcgaacggagtcgcgggcgacagctagtaactatATAATTTCTCAAGAATTTCTAAATTCATAAAAGAGATTGATTAATACACTAACCAGCAAAAGATATAGTAAATATGTGCTactatttgtaaaacttttaaacagCTACAGTTCGGAAATAATTATAGAAAGGAAATTAATCGCTGGGAACTAATATGTTTTGCAATAAAACGTTCGAAACGTTCAAACTAAACCCAGCTAATGTATAGGATACCAGATTTCTAGCTACTTTGATTCCTAAATCATGATTGCCAAAGTCcacatatatctttaaattgtgAGTAAAACAAcgagatatatatatacttcaaaattattacaatcacGTGCAGTCAACCGTCTTCTATTTATCAGTATTGCTGCTGATTATTTAGGTCATAAGGTCATAAGTAGAATACATTTTGAAACAAGTTGGTATTTTTAGGTAAacttgtaacataaatatttaatatttacaaaaaaattatgtcaataaaaaaatgagtatGACTAAAAGAGATGTCGCTATTTTGTCGAATTCGTTTGCCAAgttatgatgtaaaaaaaattatggaaGTGTAGTATagactgtgccgaccctccatagagAAAGGAGCATGTTGATAACGACGTGCGTTGTTAAAGTTAGATCTTCAGATGATTAATTTGATTTCTTCCATAATAGTATAAGGTTATCGAAAGATAATAGGAAAGAGGAGTGGCGTAATATCGTtacatttgttataatacGTTAGAAGTGTGTCACTGGCggactgtattttatttcagaggATCGCTTTCAGCTGCAGGAGCACTACTAGATATTTTACGGCAGCATTAACAACTCTAGGTATAAGAGGATACACTGAAATAGGATTTCGAGACTCAAATCTAGAAAAaggttttacaataaattgtttacgtTCCAAATAACACGTCTAAggtgtaaatatttctaattgaAACATTGTTCGATGTAATAGaattggaaattaaaattttcttttacaatgaaaattataagtgCCAAGTTAAGTCTGGTAAACAGAGGGGGCGAGAAAGTTCAGCATTGTGATAAAGTATATTGAATTTGTAGGTTACGACACGACGCGACGTCGGACaggaagaaaaataatttgtttagcGCCTGTTTGTTGTCAGCTCCAACACCGGAAACTTGGCGTGTTGACTCTtttcattgtattaaaaatataaaagactgTCTTCTTTAATTACATTAGGCTAAAATAATAACTCAATTCTCTTGATTGtactaataaatgtttaaattcacGCCTCTATTGAAATACAAAGTactattattgaattattgttgaaattataataaaaaatacagtcatcGGACGTAGCATGTCAACACTTTCAGTGGACGCGTTTTCTTTCAGGTCGGTTTGCTTGGGTCGAACGGATTATTCGTTCAGCAGCTAATGCTACTGCGGACTATAAAactgtcaaaaataatatacccATACGCAAAAATGTctctaaatttgttttttattcgccacataataaaaaatacaaagccGTTCTATGGTTTGAAGGCAAAGCAACAGATGACAGTCACGTGCGACTCGTAGAGGATCATTAAAGGTACGAGTCGCCTTCTTAGATGACTTAGAATGAGACTTAAGTAGGCACTCGAGGGAGTTCTGTGGGTAATCGTACGCTAGTGCGTATTGCCACTCCGGCCCTAAGTACATTAGAATGCAATTCCCTAAGCTTTAAAAACGAttgaattttcaatttatctacgtttaaaaacaatatactttttcaagttttttatttaattattattaacaggTTAGTCTGAAAACATGATATAAAATGCACAGCACATCAATTAGGTTGTAGATTTGACTTTAGATAGATGATCATTAGTATAATTTTGAGTAACATCTGCCTCTGTCACTGGTCTTGttcagataaatatttttgtcctCATTCATTGCTCTTTATAGCGGGAAGAGAGCATTTATCTGGGAAAGTAATTGTC
The Papilio machaon chromosome 8, ilPapMach1.1, whole genome shotgun sequence DNA segment above includes these coding regions:
- the LOC106720767 gene encoding mannosyl-oligosaccharide alpha-1,2-mannosidase IA, coding for MTGILPTYQRFVNGVPVPSISRRSFRLREKYLIVSVLLTFAIVWLGALFYLPEFKNSSSVNDSVYNVYKRIQKAGPELLMPPPVMHNEVGEFAAVGIVRHGEEGDDPHIIEDRNRLRAKIEEDMGMKVLERPQFDVAPSASSSRGPSKAPVDAIEEPAVDKNAANKNASPEGLKELEGAENKYVPVPLKPNADPELKKKVDTVREMMRHAWNNYKLYAWGKNELKPISKRAHLSSVFGAGDLGVSIVDGLDTLYLMGLTDEFKEGRDWVAEHLHFADIDTDLSVFETTIRFVGGLLSCYALTGDVVFRDKAAEVADALLPAFDTPTGVPFSLINPSTKASRQYHWAGPNSILSEIGTLHMEFSYLSDVTGRDVYRKKVDRIRDVLYNIEKPGDLYPNYINPRTGQWGQKHMSLGALGDSFYEYLLKSWLVSGRADEQAREMFDVAMQAALDKMLRVSPNGLSYLAELKYGRVLEEKMDHLSCFAGGMFGLASATLENSQAERYMEVARRLTHTCHESYARADTKLGPDAFKFSGAAEARAQKSNEKMFLLRPETFESYFIMWRLTKDQKYRDWGWEAVQALEKHCRVDGGYTGLMNVYHKKPQGDDVQQSYFLAETLKYLYLLFSDDTLIPLDEWVFNTEAHPLPVKGKNPLYRAADKPEHVKDENQI